A stretch of Ipomoea triloba cultivar NCNSP0323 chromosome 11, ASM357664v1 DNA encodes these proteins:
- the LOC115996320 gene encoding 40S ribosomal protein S23-like — protein MGKTRGMGAGRKLKSHRRKQRWADKAYKKSHLGNEWKKPFAGSSHAKGIVLEKIGIEAKQPNSAIRKCARVQLIKNGKKIAAFVPNDGCLNYIEENDEVLIAGFGRKGHAVGDIPGVRFKVVKVSGVSLLALFKEKKEKPRS, from the exons GAAGACACGTGGTATGGGAGCTGGACGCAAGTTGAAGTCCCACCGTAGGAAGCAAAGGTGGGCTGACAAGGCTTATAAGAAGTCCCATCTTGGAAATGAATGGAAGAAACCTTTTGCTGGTTCATCCCATGCTAAAGGCATTGTGCTTGAAAAGAT AGGTATTGAGGCCAAACAGCCAAACTCTGCCATTCGTAAATGTGCTAGGGTTCAACTCATCAAGAACGGGAAGAAAATTGCTGCATTTGTTCCCAATGATGGTTGCTTGAACTACATCGAAGAAAAT GATGAGGTGTTGATTGCTGGATTTGGAAGGAAGGGTCACGCCGTGGGAGATATTCCTGGTGTTAGGTTCAAGGTTGTGAAGGTTTCTGGTGTCTCTCTCCTGGCTCTCTTCaaggagaaaaaggaaaaaccaAGATCTTAG